A stretch of the Actinomyces qiguomingii genome encodes the following:
- a CDS encoding phosphotransferase: MSTVMAGHEPEEVALLTGARAASVLAAALAPAGQQLMSWEVHSVHHRPGAGVSVGYTAVVAGPDGSRTTEYLCATTARLSDPQAAGLTRVAPTGGDGPAVHVWRHPADPELPALAVACTPSLLSQRLGAPVKATMVAYRPTRRAVVRVTYPDSSTAYAKVLRPSQSAAFADRHRMLGAAGVPAPDVLRDDPDGLVLLSTGRGVALSGLLSRGMDEAQATRVFNGLIALLDSLPVSALQLVAHPAWSERARHYAHAAATVLPEHLARARAVAEGVEQLMAASDPGPVVPVHGDFYEANVLMDGERVATLLDVDSLGPGRRVDDLACLLGHVSVLDHLAPASYPHLRPVLETWTRLSERQVDPVALRARCAGVVLSLVAGARREDGGPWRADAEGRLARAESWLAQARETQARRGAH, translated from the coding sequence ATGAGCACCGTCATGGCCGGTCACGAGCCCGAGGAGGTCGCCCTGTTGACGGGCGCGCGCGCCGCCTCCGTGCTGGCGGCCGCACTCGCCCCGGCCGGGCAGCAGCTCATGAGCTGGGAGGTCCACTCGGTGCACCACCGGCCGGGAGCCGGCGTCTCGGTCGGCTACACCGCCGTCGTCGCCGGGCCGGACGGCTCACGCACCACCGAGTACCTGTGCGCCACAACCGCGCGCCTGTCCGATCCGCAGGCCGCCGGCCTAACCCGGGTGGCGCCCACCGGCGGGGACGGACCAGCGGTGCACGTCTGGCGACACCCGGCTGATCCCGAGTTGCCCGCGCTCGCGGTCGCCTGCACGCCCTCGCTGCTGTCCCAGCGGCTGGGTGCCCCCGTCAAGGCCACCATGGTCGCCTACCGTCCCACCCGCCGCGCTGTGGTGCGCGTGACCTACCCGGACTCCTCCACCGCATACGCCAAGGTGCTGCGCCCGAGTCAGTCCGCGGCCTTCGCCGACCGGCACCGCATGCTTGGTGCCGCGGGAGTTCCCGCGCCCGACGTTTTGCGCGATGACCCGGACGGGCTCGTACTGTTGTCCACCGGCCGCGGTGTGGCCCTGTCCGGGCTGCTGTCGCGCGGTATGGATGAGGCTCAGGCCACGCGTGTGTTCAACGGGCTGATCGCGCTGCTGGACTCCCTGCCGGTCTCCGCCCTGCAACTGGTCGCCCACCCGGCCTGGTCCGAACGCGCCCGCCACTACGCCCATGCCGCCGCCACCGTGTTGCCCGAACATCTGGCTCGCGCTCGCGCCGTCGCGGAGGGCGTGGAGCAGCTGATGGCGGCCTCCGACCCGGGGCCGGTGGTGCCCGTGCACGGTGACTTCTACGAGGCGAATGTGCTCATGGATGGGGAACGGGTCGCCACGCTGCTTGATGTGGACTCCCTCGGCCCCGGACGACGCGTGGACGACCTTGCCTGCCTGCTGGGGCATGTCAGCGTCCTGGATCACCTGGCGCCCGCGTCCTACCCGCATCTGCGGCCCGTCCTGGAGACGTGGACGCGCCTGTCCGAGCGGCAGGTGGACCCGGTGGCGCTGCGGGCCCGCTGCGCCGGTGTGGTGCTCTCCCTGGTGGCCGGGGCGCGTCGGGAGGACGGCGGGCCCTGGCGTGCCGATGCCGAGGGGCGCCTGGCCCGCGCCGAGTCCTGGCTGGCGCAGGCCCGGGAGACACAGGCGCGACGCGGTGCCCACTGA
- a CDS encoding alanine/glycine:cation symporter family protein, whose amino-acid sequence MFPTSLTALTSPEPLAVYAQGPAPTGLSQALSAADDFLWGPWLLIPLLLGTGIWLTIRLRVVQLRKLFPALRFALLDRSDGEANTAEGDISHYQALTTALAATVGVGNIIGVATAIHLGGPGALFWMWVTAFFGMASKYSEAFLAVRFRITDANGQKSGGPQYYLQHAIKGRVGVMLSVFFAVSTLLACFGIGSMTQSNSVAAQLEHSFGADPALVGITMAVAIGGVLLGGIESIGRVTAAFVPMMIVFYVGGCLYILAVKITAIPAALGMVIADAFTGHGAVGGFAGSTMLMALKFGMARGIFSNESGMGSAAIAAAAAKTNHPVRQGLVSMTQTFIDTFVVVTCTGLVVLSTGAWTGSDPATMTATAFTTGLPGQWGHYIVSVSLIFLGCSTILGWAYYGERCIVRLVGVHGVLPFRLLFTVLIFLGTVTSLDDVWALADIANGLMAIPNLIGLVLLSGLIVRETKAYLVQDPYLRRPGDEFTSVPEDAETAVEA is encoded by the coding sequence ATGTTTCCCACATCCTTAACCGCTTTAACCAGCCCCGAACCATTGGCCGTATACGCGCAGGGGCCCGCCCCGACGGGCTTGAGCCAGGCGCTTTCCGCAGCCGATGACTTCCTGTGGGGACCCTGGCTCCTGATCCCGCTGCTGCTGGGCACCGGTATCTGGCTGACCATCCGCCTGCGCGTCGTGCAGCTGCGCAAGCTGTTCCCGGCGCTGCGTTTCGCCCTGTTGGATCGCAGCGACGGCGAGGCAAACACCGCCGAGGGCGATATCTCCCACTACCAGGCGCTGACCACGGCGCTGGCCGCAACCGTCGGTGTGGGAAACATCATCGGCGTGGCCACCGCCATCCACCTGGGCGGTCCCGGAGCCCTGTTCTGGATGTGGGTGACGGCCTTCTTCGGCATGGCGTCGAAGTACTCCGAGGCCTTCCTCGCCGTGCGCTTCCGCATCACCGACGCCAACGGGCAGAAGTCCGGCGGGCCCCAGTATTACTTGCAGCATGCCATCAAGGGGCGTGTGGGTGTGATGCTGTCGGTGTTCTTCGCCGTCTCCACGCTTCTGGCATGCTTCGGTATCGGCTCCATGACCCAGTCCAATTCGGTGGCGGCACAGCTGGAGCACTCCTTCGGAGCGGATCCGGCGCTGGTAGGAATCACCATGGCCGTGGCCATCGGAGGTGTGCTGCTGGGCGGTATCGAGTCCATTGGCCGTGTTACGGCGGCCTTTGTGCCCATGATGATTGTCTTCTACGTGGGTGGGTGCCTGTACATCCTCGCCGTTAAGATCACCGCGATTCCCGCCGCCCTGGGGATGGTGATCGCGGATGCCTTCACCGGGCACGGCGCCGTGGGCGGATTCGCCGGCTCAACCATGCTCATGGCGCTCAAGTTCGGGATGGCCCGGGGCATCTTCTCCAATGAGTCCGGCATGGGCTCGGCCGCAATCGCGGCCGCGGCCGCGAAGACCAACCACCCGGTTCGGCAGGGACTGGTGTCCATGACCCAGACCTTCATTGACACCTTCGTGGTGGTCACCTGCACCGGCCTGGTGGTGCTGTCAACCGGCGCCTGGACCGGCAGCGACCCGGCCACCATGACCGCCACCGCCTTCACCACTGGCCTGCCGGGCCAGTGGGGCCACTACATCGTGTCGGTGTCCCTCATCTTCCTGGGCTGTTCGACGATCCTGGGCTGGGCCTACTACGGCGAGCGCTGCATTGTGCGGCTGGTGGGAGTGCACGGTGTGCTGCCCTTCCGTCTGCTTTTCACCGTGCTGATCTTTCTGGGCACCGTCACCAGCCTGGATGATGTGTGGGCCCTTGCGGACATCGCCAACGGACTCATGGCCATCCCGAACCTGATCGGCCTGGTGCTGCTGTCCGGCCTGATCGTACGCGAGACCAAGGCCTACCTGGTCCAGGACCCATACCTGCGGCGCCCCGGAGACGAGTTCACCTCCGTCCCGGAGGATGCCGAGACCGCGGTGGAGGCCTGA
- a CDS encoding FCD domain-containing protein, with amino-acid sequence MPKFTSKADAAYAEIRCCRNAVLTRMLDELWEKTDRLRRLGLELPEGDGPRDRDTAEHHRLAQLVDDGEAEAVAALMTAHVERSLTSAALVQNEDDSTPSS; translated from the coding sequence GTGCCCAAATTCACCTCCAAGGCCGACGCGGCATATGCCGAGATCCGCTGCTGTCGCAATGCGGTGCTGACACGCATGCTCGACGAGCTGTGGGAGAAGACCGACAGGCTCCGCCGCCTGGGGCTGGAGCTACCGGAAGGAGACGGTCCACGCGACCGGGACACCGCCGAGCACCACCGGCTCGCGCAACTGGTCGACGACGGCGAGGCGGAGGCGGTCGCCGCGCTAATGACCGCTCATGTCGAGCGCTCTCTGACCTCGGCGGCGCTAGTACAGAATGAGGACGACTCGACGCCGTCGAGCTGA
- a CDS encoding mandelate racemase/muconate lactonizing enzyme family protein: MKIVSAHTGTIPISSPIRNAYIDFSAMDCSILALVSDVIVDGEPVVGYGFNSNGRYNASAIIEQRLLPRLLDAPESELVDDDGDLAPERAWEVMMRNEKPGGHGERSVAAGVIDMALHDLAAKLAGVPLYRWISEHYGDGKPDSDVFVYAAGGYYAPGKTLTDLQDEMRRFLDAGYRVVKMKIGGAALDEDLRRIEAVIDGVLDGDGSRLAVDVNGRFDLDTALEYARALEPLGLFWYEEIGDPLDYALNAVVAENYRRPIATGENLFSMQDARNLLRYGGLRPDRDYIQVDPALSYGLTEYRRILDVLDSHGWSSRRCIPHGGHQFSLHIAAGLHLGGNESYPGEFQPTGGFTDDAQVVDSRVAPGDLPGIGLEGKAEFYSVLRGLHA, translated from the coding sequence ATGAAGATCGTCTCCGCCCACACCGGCACTATCCCGATCAGTTCCCCCATCCGCAACGCCTACATCGACTTCAGCGCGATGGACTGCTCGATCCTGGCCCTGGTCAGCGACGTGATCGTCGACGGCGAGCCGGTGGTCGGATACGGCTTCAACTCCAACGGCCGCTATAACGCCTCCGCGATCATCGAGCAACGTCTTCTGCCCCGCCTGCTGGACGCTCCCGAGTCCGAGCTGGTCGACGACGACGGGGATCTGGCCCCGGAGCGCGCCTGGGAGGTGATGATGCGTAACGAGAAGCCCGGCGGCCACGGGGAGCGCTCCGTCGCCGCCGGGGTGATTGACATGGCCCTGCACGACCTGGCGGCGAAACTCGCCGGTGTGCCCCTGTACCGCTGGATCTCCGAGCACTACGGCGACGGCAAGCCCGACTCCGATGTCTTCGTCTACGCCGCCGGTGGCTACTACGCGCCCGGCAAGACCCTGACCGACCTGCAGGATGAGATGCGTCGGTTCTTGGATGCCGGATACCGGGTGGTCAAGATGAAGATCGGTGGCGCTGCGTTGGATGAGGACCTGCGCCGCATTGAAGCGGTTATCGACGGCGTCCTGGATGGCGATGGCTCTCGCCTGGCGGTCGACGTCAACGGGCGCTTCGACCTGGACACCGCGTTGGAGTACGCCCGCGCACTGGAACCCTTGGGCCTGTTCTGGTACGAGGAGATCGGCGACCCGCTCGACTACGCCCTGAACGCCGTCGTCGCCGAGAACTACCGGCGTCCCATCGCCACCGGCGAGAATCTGTTCTCCATGCAGGACGCCCGTAACCTGCTGCGTTACGGCGGCCTGCGTCCGGACCGCGACTACATCCAGGTTGATCCGGCGCTGTCCTACGGGCTGACCGAGTATCGCCGAATCCTGGACGTACTCGACTCACATGGCTGGTCCTCGCGCCGCTGCATTCCGCATGGGGGACACCAGTTCTCACTCCATATCGCCGCCGGACTGCACCTGGGCGGTAACGAGTCTTACCCGGGTGAGTTCCAGCCCACCGGTGGTTTCACCGACGACGCCCAGGTGGTGGACTCCCGTGTGGCTCCTGGCGACCTTCCGGGCATTGGGCTCGAGGGCAAGGCGGAGTTCTACTCGGTGCTGCGCGGCCTGCATGCCTGA
- a CDS encoding C2 family cysteine protease, whose translation MKTSTRRPHTAGEEAARSGLPDNKCYEHGATTLEYAGVLLLACLLVGAVITGVSSTELGSRVGCAIESIVTGSSSCEPVTPVTVGRSRSDGNAAANPATANTSDSSSTSTSAASNTTDRPAVDQNKVNKALKDVQAGIDGGWNGVGTGDLKKIEKALTGLNGAEVDAVIAGLSDEELQRWVKEMEEGGWFFGARGWSAQRRQEMWQEVLEDASHDTVRRLAGFSHDIQPKFDDVGGDDASGRAPGRSPAYEEAPEGSQPFIDGASPDDISQGSVGDCWYITSLQAVAQADPSVIEDAITDNGNGTYTVRLYNDGDPVYITVTTDQVVDQDGTGKGSPTFARSTDPKEMWPAIMEKALASYEGSYGAIESDSPGRGMEVITGKKSTRNNDATAKDVADTLNNGGAVTVASKAAPTKGILWWEEEIEYDDPSQHPDKLYRPNAVDSNGTPLPDRLHYSHAYYVESVDLGDPNDPSDDTITLVNP comes from the coding sequence GTGAAAACGAGTACCCGTCGCCCGCACACCGCCGGCGAAGAAGCTGCGCGATCGGGCTTGCCCGACAATAAGTGTTACGAACATGGCGCGACGACGCTCGAGTATGCCGGGGTGCTCCTGCTTGCTTGCCTACTTGTCGGCGCGGTTATTACAGGAGTCTCCTCTACTGAGCTAGGCAGCCGCGTCGGCTGCGCGATCGAATCGATCGTCACCGGGTCTTCATCTTGTGAGCCGGTAACCCCGGTGACCGTAGGGCGCAGCCGTTCCGACGGCAATGCGGCGGCGAATCCCGCGACCGCCAACACTTCAGACAGTTCTAGCACGAGCACATCGGCGGCATCCAACACGACGGACCGCCCCGCGGTCGACCAAAACAAGGTCAACAAAGCACTAAAAGACGTTCAAGCAGGCATTGACGGCGGCTGGAACGGCGTCGGCACCGGCGACCTGAAGAAGATTGAGAAGGCCCTAACCGGACTCAATGGGGCAGAGGTGGATGCGGTCATTGCCGGCTTGAGCGACGAAGAACTGCAAAGATGGGTCAAAGAGATGGAAGAGGGCGGATGGTTCTTCGGCGCCCGCGGCTGGAGCGCACAGCGCCGCCAAGAGATGTGGCAAGAGGTTCTTGAGGACGCCTCCCATGACACCGTGCGTCGCCTCGCCGGGTTCTCGCACGACATCCAACCGAAGTTCGACGACGTCGGGGGCGACGATGCGTCCGGAAGGGCACCTGGACGCAGTCCGGCATACGAAGAGGCGCCGGAAGGAAGTCAGCCGTTCATCGACGGAGCGTCGCCCGATGACATTAGCCAGGGATCCGTTGGAGATTGCTGGTATATCACCTCACTGCAAGCAGTGGCCCAAGCAGACCCCTCCGTCATTGAGGATGCCATCACCGACAACGGTAACGGCACCTACACCGTGCGCCTGTACAACGACGGAGACCCCGTGTACATTACTGTAACCACCGATCAGGTCGTTGATCAGGATGGAACAGGGAAAGGAAGTCCGACTTTCGCAAGATCCACTGACCCGAAGGAGATGTGGCCCGCCATCATGGAGAAGGCGCTGGCATCATACGAAGGATCCTACGGAGCAATAGAATCCGACTCACCGGGAAGAGGCATGGAGGTCATTACCGGGAAAAAATCAACGAGGAACAATGACGCCACAGCAAAGGATGTCGCAGACACGCTCAACAACGGAGGAGCGGTCACGGTCGCCTCAAAGGCGGCACCTACGAAAGGGATCCTCTGGTGGGAGGAAGAAATTGAATACGACGATCCGAGCCAACACCCCGATAAACTATACCGCCCCAACGCCGTTGACAGCAATGGCACCCCTTTGCCGGACAGACTACACTATAGTCATGCCTATTACGTAGAGTCGGTAGACCTTGGCGATCCAAACGACCCATCGGATGACACCATAACGCTAGTTAACCCATGA
- a CDS encoding pyridoxal phosphate-dependent aminotransferase, whose translation MSTAPRSRVSARLAAISPSATLAVDAKAKALRAAGRPVIGFGAGEPDFATPDYIVAAAVAAAQDPVNHKYSPAKGLPELREAISAKTLRDSGYLVSPEDILVTNGGKQAVFQAFAALLDPGDQVLVPTPIWTTYPEVIALAGGTTVEVFAGADQDYKVTLEQLEAARTERTKVLLLCSPSNPTGAVYTVAELTHIGQWALEHGIWVVTDEIYEHLLYDEAQPAHIVALVPELADQTVVLNGVAKTYAMTGWRVGWMMGPSDVIRAATNFQSHLTSNVANVSQRAAIAAVGGDLAAVEHMRTAFDRRRQLIVSMLSEIDGVQVPTPKGAFYAYPSVEALIGRSLRGHVIDSSATLAELLLEYAEVAVVPGEAFGPSGFLRMSYAMSDDAITEGVTRMQHLLAEVS comes from the coding sequence GTGAGCACTGCCCCCAGAAGCCGAGTCTCCGCCCGCCTTGCGGCCATCTCCCCCTCGGCGACCCTCGCCGTCGACGCCAAGGCCAAGGCGCTGCGCGCAGCCGGGCGGCCGGTCATCGGATTCGGCGCGGGCGAACCGGACTTCGCCACCCCCGACTACATTGTCGCCGCCGCCGTGGCCGCGGCGCAGGACCCGGTGAACCACAAGTACTCCCCCGCCAAGGGGCTGCCCGAGCTGCGCGAGGCGATCTCCGCCAAGACGCTGCGGGACTCCGGCTACCTGGTCTCCCCCGAGGACATCCTGGTTACCAACGGAGGCAAGCAGGCCGTCTTCCAGGCCTTCGCCGCACTGCTCGACCCGGGCGACCAGGTGCTCGTGCCGACCCCGATCTGGACCACTTACCCCGAGGTCATCGCTTTGGCCGGCGGCACCACCGTGGAGGTGTTCGCCGGCGCGGACCAGGACTACAAGGTCACCCTCGAGCAGTTGGAGGCCGCCCGCACCGAACGCACCAAGGTGCTGCTGCTGTGCTCGCCGTCGAACCCCACCGGCGCCGTCTACACCGTCGCCGAACTCACACATATCGGGCAGTGGGCGCTGGAGCACGGCATCTGGGTGGTCACCGATGAGATCTACGAGCACCTGCTCTACGACGAGGCACAGCCCGCCCATATCGTGGCACTCGTGCCCGAGCTGGCCGACCAGACAGTGGTGCTCAACGGTGTCGCCAAGACCTACGCGATGACCGGCTGGCGCGTGGGCTGGATGATGGGGCCCTCCGACGTCATCCGGGCGGCCACCAACTTCCAGTCGCACCTGACCAGCAACGTCGCCAATGTCTCCCAGCGGGCGGCCATAGCCGCCGTGGGCGGAGACCTGGCGGCCGTGGAGCACATGCGCACCGCCTTCGACCGCCGCCGCCAACTGATCGTGTCGATGCTCTCTGAGATCGACGGCGTGCAGGTGCCCACCCCCAAGGGGGCCTTCTACGCCTACCCCAGCGTCGAGGCGCTCATCGGGCGCTCGCTGCGCGGGCACGTGATCGACTCCTCGGCCACGTTGGCCGAGCTGCTGCTGGAGTACGCGGAGGTCGCGGTGGTGCCCGGGGAGGCCTTCGGCCCCTCCGGCTTCCTGCGCATGTCCTACGCCATGAGCGACGACGCCATCACCGAGGGCGTCACCCGCATGCAGCACCTGCTGGCCGAGGTCAGCTGA